The Sphingosinithalassobacter sp. CS137 genome includes a region encoding these proteins:
- a CDS encoding cation transporter, whose translation MACTSCAADTTPANAPRWRLALWIALAVNLGMFTVEIVAGVAAGSQALLADALDFLGDAANYAISLGVAGMALAWRARAALLKGWTLALLGLWVLGSTIWSIWNGAPPEAHLMGAVGVAALVANAGVAVMLYRFRSGDANMRSVWICSRNDAIGNVAVVAAAAGVFGTGSAWPDLVVAGIMAGLGIWGGWQIMNQARKELALSPADDPYPAMSRTSTE comes from the coding sequence CTTGTGGATCGCGCTCGCGGTCAACCTGGGCATGTTCACCGTCGAGATCGTGGCGGGCGTCGCCGCGGGATCGCAGGCGCTGCTTGCCGACGCACTCGATTTCCTCGGCGATGCGGCAAACTATGCGATCAGCCTCGGTGTCGCGGGCATGGCGCTTGCCTGGCGTGCGCGCGCGGCTCTGCTCAAGGGCTGGACGCTCGCGCTGCTGGGCCTGTGGGTTCTCGGCAGCACCATCTGGTCGATCTGGAACGGCGCGCCGCCCGAGGCCCATCTCATGGGCGCAGTGGGGGTTGCGGCGTTGGTCGCCAATGCCGGCGTGGCGGTGATGCTGTACCGCTTCCGCAGCGGTGACGCCAATATGCGTTCGGTCTGGATCTGCTCGCGCAACGATGCGATCGGCAATGTCGCGGTCGTCGCTGCCGCTGCGGGGGTGTTCGGGACGGGCTCCGCCTGGCCCGATCTTGTCGTCGCAGGGATCATGGCGGGACTGGGAATCTGGGGTGGATGGCAGATCATGAACCAAGCGCGTAAGGAGCTCGCTCTATCTCCCGCAGATGATCCCTACCCCGCAATGTCACGAACTTCGACCGAATAA
- a CDS encoding TolC family protein — MTVIGWRGRALLSVSLALISTPSVAQDVLTLDEALRRSGVEAPATPPEPNPRIVGPVAEAEAARALVDQARLRPNPELSFEAENIAGTGAFSGLSATEYTLSVGQRIELGGKRSARIRSAQAEVAVADIRATLAVADLALNVRERYVAAVAAQARVELAQDVVQRSRELARIAGELVKAGREPPLRSLRASATLAEAEAQLEAAQAASLAARSALGALWGADSVPPQVSTSFPGIIPPAALLASRDALALRLASAEREAARADIARQRSLATPDPVVSAGVRRFAESDDQAFLVGVSIPLPFWNRNQGNVAAAQSRLRAATAREAVVQTEYEQQVTSARAEYLAAETREQTLSESSLPQAEEALRLVRIGYRAGRFPLIEVLSAAEARDGIREALIQAREARGRTAARLLRLAAQGE; from the coding sequence ATGACCGTCATAGGTTGGCGAGGCCGCGCGCTCTTGAGCGTGTCGCTCGCCCTCATTTCCACGCCGTCGGTGGCGCAGGATGTCTTAACGCTTGACGAGGCGCTACGTCGATCTGGAGTCGAAGCTCCAGCTACGCCGCCCGAGCCAAACCCGCGCATAGTGGGACCGGTCGCGGAAGCCGAGGCTGCTCGCGCCCTCGTTGACCAAGCCCGTCTGCGCCCGAACCCGGAACTCAGTTTCGAGGCCGAGAACATCGCCGGGACCGGCGCATTCAGCGGCCTGAGTGCAACCGAATACACGCTGTCTGTGGGTCAACGGATCGAGCTGGGCGGCAAGCGTTCGGCGCGCATCCGTTCGGCGCAGGCCGAAGTGGCCGTGGCCGATATCCGAGCGACTTTGGCAGTCGCGGATCTCGCCCTCAACGTCCGCGAACGTTACGTCGCGGCTGTCGCCGCCCAAGCGCGTGTCGAACTGGCTCAAGATGTCGTCCAGCGCAGTCGCGAACTGGCCCGCATTGCCGGGGAGCTTGTGAAGGCCGGCCGCGAACCGCCGCTTCGGTCATTGCGCGCATCCGCCACCCTTGCTGAGGCGGAAGCGCAACTCGAAGCGGCACAGGCAGCAAGCCTGGCAGCGCGCTCCGCGCTGGGAGCGCTGTGGGGAGCGGACAGTGTGCCGCCCCAGGTTTCCACCAGCTTTCCCGGCATCATCCCCCCTGCTGCGTTGCTCGCGTCTCGTGATGCGCTCGCTTTACGCCTAGCTTCAGCCGAGCGTGAAGCTGCTCGCGCGGACATTGCGCGTCAACGGTCTCTGGCAACACCCGATCCGGTGGTCTCCGCCGGCGTCCGCAGATTTGCGGAGAGCGATGACCAGGCGTTTCTGGTCGGGGTCTCCATTCCCTTGCCTTTCTGGAATCGGAATCAGGGCAACGTTGCCGCCGCGCAATCGCGATTGCGCGCGGCGACCGCGCGGGAGGCGGTCGTGCAGACGGAGTACGAGCAACAGGTTACGAGCGCACGCGCCGAATACCTGGCGGCCGAGACACGCGAACAGACACTTTCCGAATCCTCGCTGCCGCAAGCGGAGGAAGCGTTGCGGCTCGTCCGCATCGGATACCGCGCCGGTCGGTTCCCATTAATCGAGGTTCTCAGCGCCGCCGAAGCCCGCGACGGCATTCGCGAAGCGCTGATCCAGGCGCGCGAAGCTCGGGGGCGCACAGCCGCGCGTCTTCTTCGGCTCGCCGCTCAGGGGGAGTAA
- a CDS encoding efflux RND transporter periplasmic adaptor subunit translates to MTRKSYVIIAGAVLLALVAWLFLRPEASQAPQPEEQEESAEAPEGVVLLSNDQIRDAGIAVERAMRGAALELVFPATVAAAPTSVARIDARAAGVVRTVEKTLGDYVRRGEAVARIESGEAAALAAQLSAARARVTELSAAYERERQLFDANVTARQELEAARANLSVAQSELERAQAAAAAAGVSADGRSIAVTSPLAGRVTAAPIVLGSYVNAGDELYSVVNPSGLQIEVAVPAADAGSIAPGDEAIITLPGGGEANAEVRSITPSLDPESRSAVAILSLPRPLPNLQPGAFVQVRIRPSGEVDVNQIAVPEAAVQVLDDNDVVFVRTQRGFQAQPVEIGTRSGGRVTILSGLEAGQTIATTNAFLLKAEIEKEEAEHGH, encoded by the coding sequence ATGACACGCAAATCCTATGTAATCATCGCCGGAGCGGTCCTGCTGGCGCTCGTAGCCTGGCTATTCCTTCGGCCGGAAGCGAGCCAAGCACCCCAACCTGAGGAGCAGGAAGAATCGGCCGAAGCTCCCGAAGGGGTTGTGCTTCTCTCCAACGACCAAATTCGCGACGCCGGTATTGCAGTGGAAAGGGCGATGCGTGGCGCGGCCCTTGAGCTTGTGTTTCCTGCGACCGTTGCGGCAGCGCCCACCAGCGTCGCGCGTATCGATGCACGCGCAGCGGGCGTGGTGCGCACCGTCGAAAAGACGCTGGGCGATTATGTCCGGCGCGGGGAAGCAGTCGCTCGCATTGAAAGCGGCGAGGCAGCGGCGCTGGCAGCGCAGCTCTCGGCCGCCCGAGCGCGGGTAACGGAGCTGTCCGCCGCCTATGAGCGCGAGCGCCAACTTTTCGACGCCAATGTGACGGCGCGCCAGGAACTGGAGGCGGCGCGAGCCAATCTTTCGGTCGCGCAATCGGAACTCGAACGCGCCCAAGCCGCGGCTGCCGCCGCGGGCGTTAGCGCGGACGGCCGATCAATAGCCGTTACCAGCCCTCTCGCGGGCCGCGTCACGGCAGCGCCGATCGTGCTGGGCTCCTATGTCAATGCAGGCGATGAACTATACAGCGTCGTGAACCCGAGCGGGTTGCAAATCGAAGTGGCCGTGCCGGCAGCTGACGCCGGCAGCATTGCCCCCGGCGACGAGGCTATCATCACCTTGCCCGGCGGCGGCGAAGCGAACGCCGAAGTTCGTTCCATCACGCCCTCGCTCGATCCGGAGAGCCGCAGCGCCGTGGCGATCCTGTCGCTACCGCGACCTCTGCCCAACCTACAGCCCGGCGCCTTTGTCCAAGTTCGCATCCGCCCCTCCGGGGAAGTGGATGTGAACCAAATCGCCGTTCCCGAAGCTGCCGTCCAGGTGCTCGACGATAATGACGTAGTGTTTGTGCGAACCCAGCGCGGATTTCAGGCGCAGCCGGTCGAGATCGGTACGCGATCGGGAGGCCGGGTCACCATTCTGTCCGGCCTTGAAGCTGGGCAGACGATTGCCACGACCAATGCCTTTCTCCTGAAGGCCGAAATTGAAAAGGAAGAGGCCGAACATGGTCACTGA